A genomic stretch from Telmatocola sphagniphila includes:
- a CDS encoding amidohydrolase, which translates to MATPNLILHNGKITTNDSSLEVEAIAFENGRVLAIGNDAEILKLRGPSSTVIDLDKRRAIPGLNDSHLHLIRGGLNYNLELRWDGVPSLADALALLKEQAKRTPPPQWVRVVGGWSEFQFAERRMPTLEEVNAAAPDTPVFILHLYDRAILNAAALRVCGFTKDTPNPPGGEIQRDKRGNPTGILIARPNAMILYSTLAKGPKLPPEYQLNSTRHFMRELNRLGVTSAIDAGGGFQNYPEDYAIIEDLHRRGEMTVRVAYNLFTQIPKGELEDFSKWVDTTRPGAGSDFYRMNGAGEMLVFSAADFEDFLEPRPDLSPGMEGELHRVVKLLAEHRWPFRLHATYDESISRFLDVFEAVNREVPFQGLRWFFDHAETVTERNLERIKALSGGIAVQHRMAFQGEYFVDRYGAKAAEQTPPIAKMLDMGIPVGAGTDATRVASYNPWIALSWMVTGQTVGGFPLYTETNRLDRAMALRLYTQGSAWMSSEETHKGALAEGQLGDLAVLSADYFSVPAEEIKDIESILTVVGGKVVYASESYSAYAPPILPVTPDWSPVSVYRGKYSKAGWIDEQIHHPRWCSHGTGLQGLFPRLLGPFTIEKDDPFWGRGCACWAF; encoded by the coding sequence ATGGCTACACCAAACCTGATCCTTCATAACGGCAAGATAACCACAAACGACAGTTCGTTGGAAGTGGAAGCCATCGCTTTCGAAAATGGGCGGGTTCTCGCAATCGGTAACGATGCCGAGATACTCAAGCTTCGTGGACCCAGCTCGACAGTTATTGATCTGGACAAGAGGAGGGCGATTCCCGGATTGAACGATTCTCACCTCCACCTCATCCGTGGTGGGCTGAACTACAATCTCGAACTTCGTTGGGACGGGGTTCCTTCTCTCGCCGACGCACTCGCGTTACTTAAAGAACAGGCGAAGCGGACACCGCCTCCCCAATGGGTGCGCGTAGTAGGAGGCTGGAGTGAGTTTCAGTTTGCGGAACGGCGGATGCCAACGTTGGAAGAGGTAAACGCGGCCGCCCCTGACACGCCGGTTTTCATTCTCCACCTCTACGATCGGGCGATTTTAAACGCAGCCGCGTTGCGTGTTTGCGGATTTACCAAGGATACTCCCAATCCACCAGGCGGGGAAATACAGCGGGATAAACGTGGTAATCCAACCGGAATCCTCATAGCTCGCCCAAATGCCATGATTCTCTATTCGACTCTTGCAAAAGGCCCGAAGCTACCGCCGGAGTATCAACTCAACTCGACTCGACATTTCATGCGCGAATTGAACCGTCTTGGTGTGACGAGTGCCATTGATGCCGGAGGCGGCTTTCAAAACTATCCCGAGGATTATGCGATCATTGAAGACCTCCATCGTCGAGGTGAAATGACCGTTCGCGTGGCTTACAACCTCTTCACACAAATACCTAAAGGCGAGTTGGAAGATTTTTCGAAGTGGGTGGATACGACCAGGCCGGGTGCCGGGAGCGACTTCTACCGAATGAATGGCGCGGGCGAGATGCTGGTTTTTTCCGCGGCCGATTTTGAAGATTTTCTGGAGCCTCGACCCGATCTGTCACCGGGGATGGAAGGTGAACTCCATCGAGTGGTAAAACTTCTTGCCGAACATCGCTGGCCGTTTCGGTTGCATGCCACCTATGACGAGTCAATTTCCCGATTTCTCGATGTTTTCGAAGCTGTAAACCGAGAGGTCCCTTTCCAGGGCTTACGCTGGTTTTTCGATCATGCCGAGACTGTAACTGAGCGAAATCTGGAGCGGATTAAAGCTTTGAGTGGCGGCATCGCTGTGCAGCATCGGATGGCATTCCAGGGAGAATATTTCGTCGACCGGTATGGAGCCAAGGCGGCCGAGCAGACACCGCCTATCGCCAAGATGCTTGACATGGGGATCCCCGTGGGAGCGGGGACGGATGCTACCAGAGTAGCAAGTTACAACCCTTGGATAGCCCTATCGTGGATGGTGACGGGCCAAACTGTAGGTGGATTTCCTCTCTACACCGAAACTAACAGGCTTGATCGAGCGATGGCCTTGCGACTTTACACTCAAGGTTCTGCTTGGATGTCCTCGGAGGAAACTCACAAAGGTGCACTGGCAGAAGGTCAACTTGGCGATTTAGCGGTACTTTCCGCCGACTACTTTAGTGTACCCGCTGAAGAAATTAAAGATATTGAGTCGATACTGACAGTGGTGGGAGGGAAGGTGGTTTATGCAAGTGAATCCTACTCAGCCTATGCTCCCCCAATATTGCCAGTTACCCCAGATTGGTCCCCAGTAAGCGTCTATCGGGGCAAATATAGCAAAGCGGGCTGGATAGATGAGCAAATTCACCATCCTCGATGGTGTTCACATGGGACGGGCTTACAAGGTCTGTTCCCTCGTTTGTTAGGTCCGTTTACGATCGAGAAAGATGATCCGTTTTGG
- a CDS encoding hydrolase — MSQDSGRPKLSEKGLLTPENCVLALIDLQPQMLFGVSNFDRQSIINNNVALAKAAKVFGLPVILSTVETKAFSGNIWPQIQAIFPTQIPIERTSMNSWDDQNFVAEVKKHGRKKIVLTGLWTETCVALPTVQAISDGYEVFVVEDCCGDVNQLSHDNAMKRVVQAGAKPVTALSVMLEWQRDWAHKGTYDAVMDIVKTHFGAYGIGVEYAYTMVHGASPTRYPEYVVPTAVSHK, encoded by the coding sequence ATGTCTCAAGATTCAGGCCGACCAAAGCTCAGCGAGAAGGGGTTATTGACGCCAGAGAATTGCGTTCTTGCGCTCATAGATTTGCAACCGCAAATGCTGTTTGGCGTGTCAAATTTCGATCGTCAGTCGATCATCAATAATAATGTTGCCCTCGCCAAGGCTGCAAAGGTATTTGGCCTTCCGGTGATACTCTCGACGGTCGAAACCAAGGCGTTCAGCGGTAATATCTGGCCTCAAATTCAGGCAATATTTCCAACGCAAATACCAATTGAACGCACTTCTATGAATTCCTGGGACGACCAGAACTTTGTCGCCGAAGTCAAAAAGCACGGCCGGAAAAAGATTGTCCTGACGGGCCTTTGGACGGAAACCTGCGTTGCTTTACCGACCGTCCAGGCCATTTCCGATGGATACGAGGTTTTCGTCGTTGAGGATTGTTGCGGGGATGTCAACCAACTATCGCACGATAACGCCATGAAACGAGTCGTTCAGGCCGGTGCGAAGCCGGTTACTGCTCTTTCGGTCATGCTCGAGTGGCAACGGGACTGGGCCCACAAAGGCACGTACGACGCCGTGATGGACATCGTGAAAACTCACTTCGGTGCCTACGGCATCGGTGTCGAATATGCCTACACGATGGTTCACGGCGCCTCGCCAACCAGATACCCCGAGTATGTGGTGCCTACAGCGGTGTCGCACAAATGA
- a CDS encoding transposase — translation MTTTTIAIDMDVPAGVSVGEYERIDGGHAFHVSWQFPDNLCCETCQRESRLQLVEKNKFLSIRDLDLWGKPSFFVYQEVYHRCPSCGHRQSLLPPFKRRDVKYTFRFEEQVLVSLIGSTAEDVAVRLGIAAETVERIVKNRIEDAKAKQIDPQRKIERLGLDEISLRKGHKGYATILTDLTNAERPEILALSKGRDEAAGRACLERLSAQQRSAVRWHHTDMSAAYLKACGVHLPNSQSVIDRFHVAKKLGEVADDLRKKTIEPTSEV, via the coding sequence ATGACGACGACTACCATTGCCATAGATATGGACGTCCCTGCCGGAGTGAGCGTTGGCGAATACGAACGCATCGACGGGGGTCACGCCTTTCACGTGAGTTGGCAGTTTCCCGACAATCTTTGTTGCGAGACTTGCCAGCGAGAGTCTCGGCTTCAATTGGTGGAGAAGAACAAGTTTCTGAGCATCCGCGATCTGGATTTGTGGGGTAAGCCGAGCTTTTTCGTGTACCAGGAGGTGTATCACCGCTGCCCGTCGTGCGGTCACCGTCAATCGCTGTTGCCGCCGTTCAAGCGTCGGGATGTGAAATATACGTTTCGCTTCGAGGAGCAGGTGCTGGTCAGTCTGATCGGGAGCACAGCCGAAGACGTGGCGGTGCGTTTGGGGATCGCCGCGGAGACGGTGGAGCGAATCGTCAAGAACCGGATAGAGGACGCCAAGGCGAAGCAGATCGATCCCCAGCGGAAGATCGAGCGATTGGGTCTGGATGAGATCAGCCTGCGTAAGGGGCATAAGGGATATGCGACAATATTGACGGACCTGACGAATGCGGAGCGTCCGGAGATTCTGGCTCTGTCCAAGGGTCGTGACGAAGCAGCTGGGCGAGCGTGTTTGGAGCGTTTGTCGGCCCAGCAACGGTCGGCGGTGCGTTGGCATCATACGGACATGAGCGCGGCGTATTTGAAGGCTTGCGGCGTGCATTTACCCAACAGCCAGTCGGTGATAGATCGCTTTCACGTCGCCAAGAAATTGGGTGAGGTGGCGGACGATCTGCGAAAAAAAACTATCGAGCCTACAAGCGAAGTTTGA
- a CDS encoding transposase, translating into MSGEARKKLRSQMHDFRRRPEDLNPERTQALEDLFEKVPSLGTIYHLRWEATKIFDSAPNRAEASRLLEDWIVQARETEMDWEPFITMLKNNWEGILAYFEERKSSGPVEGLNTKIRVVLRRSYGIQSLTTLWTRILLDVNWAAKKLGPTVAEIRGFVNQIQKHFSGCYT; encoded by the coding sequence TTGAGCGGGGAAGCCCGCAAGAAGCTGCGTTCTCAGATGCACGACTTCCGGCGTCGTCCCGAGGATTTGAATCCCGAGCGGACCCAGGCCCTCGAGGATTTGTTCGAGAAGGTGCCTTCGTTGGGAACGATCTACCATCTGCGTTGGGAGGCGACCAAGATCTTCGATAGTGCCCCGAACCGAGCCGAAGCCTCGCGACTGTTGGAAGATTGGATCGTCCAGGCCCGCGAGACCGAGATGGATTGGGAGCCGTTCATCACGATGCTCAAGAATAACTGGGAGGGGATCTTAGCCTACTTCGAGGAACGCAAAAGCAGCGGCCCGGTGGAAGGTCTGAATACCAAGATTCGGGTAGTGCTACGTCGGAGTTATGGAATTCAGAGTCTAACTACGCTCTGGACGAGAATACTCCTGGACGTGAATTGGGCTGCGAAAAAATTAGGGCCGACCGTTGCGGAGATTCGCGGCTTCGTCAACCAGATACAGAAGCATTTCTCTGGATGCTACACCTAG
- a CDS encoding BrnA antitoxin family protein — MMVNKERDQFSREHPSRNEEYLELSLFLSNRCLEALQVVANKQGISVGRLLRDLILNYLVVQRQQNAILENNIG; from the coding sequence ATGATGGTGAATAAAGAGCGCGATCAATTTAGTCGGGAGCATCCAAGCCGTAACGAAGAATATTTGGAGCTCTCGCTGTTCTTATCGAATCGTTGTTTGGAAGCATTGCAGGTAGTAGCCAACAAACAGGGTATTTCCGTAGGTCGATTGCTGCGCGATCTGATTCTGAACTATCTTGTCGTTCAAAGGCAGCAAAACGCAATATTAGAGAACAACATCGGTTGA